The nucleotide sequence ATCGCCTCCTTTCGGGAAGATTCCCGGCGGAAGCGAGCGTTTTTCTTATCCGCCATCACCATTCTACCAAAAATCGCCCTTTTCCTGATAGCCGGGAGAGGCGGTAACTTTGTACAGAACGCTGGCAAAACCCCGCCGCATCTTTCCGCCCGTGGTACAATATCCTTGCCACCAACCGAAGCGGAAGGAGCGAACCGGCAATGGCCGTCGCCAAGGAGGAGCTCCATAGGCTTGTCGACCAGATCACGCACCCCGCGGACCTGGAAATCGCCTATGAAGCGCTGCGGGCCGTCGTCGAAAGCGACCGGGACCAATCCTGGTTCTGGACCGAATACTGGCAGACCGGGGAACGGGAGAAGGATCAACGACCGGGTTTTGGGTTAAGAGTATGCACGCCGTCTGTATTATGATACCCTGGTATACGAAGGGTTGCTGTTGGGCCATATGGTTCACGTGGTGGGCGCGGACCGATTGCTGATCGGCTCCGACTATCCGTTCGCCATTCAAGAAAAGGAACCCGGCCGGGCCCTG is from Kyrpidia tusciae DSM 2912 and encodes:
- a CDS encoding aminocarboxymuconate semialdehyde decarboxylase- like protein; its protein translation is MGHMVHVVGADRLLIGSDYPFAIQEKEPGRALKQLALPEDQLELIQYRNCLSYLRATR